A section of the Ornithinimicrobium sufpigmenti genome encodes:
- the rplI gene encoding 50S ribosomal protein L9, whose product MKIILTQPVTGLGEAGDVVDVKDGYARNFLLPRRVATPWTKGGQKQVDSIKAGRQKRALRTAEEASTAKATLESTTVTVTARAGQGGRLFGAVTPTEIAEAIAAAGGPQVDKRRIEVRSPIRTVGEHPVHVRLHDEVAADVTINVVAS is encoded by the coding sequence ATGAAGATCATCCTGACCCAGCCGGTGACCGGCCTCGGGGAGGCCGGTGACGTCGTCGACGTCAAGGACGGCTACGCCCGCAACTTCCTGCTGCCCCGCCGCGTCGCCACGCCGTGGACGAAGGGCGGCCAGAAGCAGGTCGACTCGATCAAGGCCGGCCGCCAGAAGCGCGCGCTGCGCACCGCCGAGGAGGCCTCGACCGCCAAGGCGACCCTGGAGAGCACGACGGTCACCGTGACCGCGCGTGCCGGCCAGGGCGGGCGCCTGTTCGGTGCCGTCACGCCCACCGAGATCGCCGAGGCCATCGCGGCCGCCGGGGGTCCGCAGGTGGACAAGCGCCGTATCGAGGTCCGCAGCCCCATCCGCACCGTCGGTGAGCACCCGGTGCACGTGCGTCTGCACGACGAGGTCGCGGCCGACGTGACCATCAACGTCGTCGCGTCCTGA
- the rpsR gene encoding 30S ribosomal protein S18 — translation MAKPVMRKPKKKANPLKTAKIEAIDYKDTALLRKFISDRGKIRARRVTGVSVQEQRRIANAVKNAREMALLPYSSSAR, via the coding sequence ATGGCCAAGCCCGTCATGCGTAAGCCGAAGAAGAAGGCGAACCCGCTCAAGACCGCCAAGATCGAGGCGATCGACTACAAGGACACCGCGCTGCTGCGCAAGTTCATCTCCGACCGCGGCAAGATCCGTGCGCGCCGCGTCACCGGCGTCTCCGTCCAGGAGCAGCGCCGCATCGCCAATGCGGTGAAGAACGCCCGCGAGATGGCGCTGCTGCCCTACAGCAGCTCCGCCCGCTGA
- a CDS encoding single-stranded DNA-binding protein: MAGETPITVIGNLTADPELRFTPSGAAVANFTVASTPRTFDRQANEWKDGETLFMRCSVWREAAEHAAESLHRGDRVIATGRLVSRSWQTAEGENRTVMEMQVDEVGPSLRYATAQVTKAQRGQGGGGGGWQGGQSGQTGQGGGWGQGQSGQAAQSGQGGGWNQGQGGQPGQSGGQQAAGTSAPDSDPWATGGASNTGSGGQSGGWGGAPSYDEPPF, encoded by the coding sequence ATGGCCGGAGAGACCCCCATCACCGTCATCGGCAACCTGACCGCCGACCCTGAGCTGCGCTTCACCCCGAGCGGCGCGGCCGTGGCCAACTTCACCGTGGCCTCGACCCCGCGGACGTTCGACCGGCAGGCGAACGAGTGGAAGGACGGCGAGACGCTGTTCATGCGCTGCTCGGTCTGGCGCGAGGCGGCCGAGCACGCCGCCGAGTCGCTGCACCGCGGTGACCGGGTGATCGCCACCGGCCGGCTGGTCTCGCGCTCCTGGCAGACAGCTGAGGGTGAGAACCGGACGGTCATGGAGATGCAGGTCGACGAGGTCGGCCCGTCCCTGCGGTATGCCACCGCCCAGGTCACCAAGGCCCAGCGCGGCCAGGGTGGCGGCGGTGGCGGTTGGCAGGGCGGTCAGTCCGGCCAGACGGGTCAGGGTGGCGGCTGGGGCCAGGGTCAGTCCGGCCAGGCAGCTCAGTCGGGCCAGGGTGGCGGCTGGAACCAGGGCCAGGGTGGTCAGCCCGGGCAGAGCGGCGGCCAGCAGGCCGCCGGCACCTCCGCCCCGGACAGCGACCCCTGGGCCACCGGTGGGGCCAGCAACACCGGCAGCGGTGGCCAGTCCGGTGGCTGGGGCGGCGCGCCGTCCTACGACGAGCCGCCCTTCTAG
- the rpsF gene encoding 30S ribosomal protein S6, with protein sequence MRQYELMIILDPETDERNLQPTLEKMLEVVGKEGGSVDEIDILGRRRLAYEIRKQAEGIYAVIQMTADPATAQELDRRLGLNESVMRTKLLRRDA encoded by the coding sequence ATGCGTCAGTACGAACTGATGATCATCCTCGACCCCGAGACCGATGAGCGTAACCTTCAGCCCACGCTGGAGAAGATGCTCGAGGTGGTCGGCAAGGAAGGTGGCTCCGTCGACGAGATCGACATCCTGGGCCGCCGTCGCCTGGCCTACGAGATCAGGAAGCAGGCCGAGGGGATCTACGCCGTCATCCAGATGACCGCCGACCCCGCGACCGCCCAGGAGCTGGACCGCCGGCTGGGGCTCAACGAGTCCGTCATGCGGACCAAGCTGCTGCGCCGCGACGCCTGA
- a CDS encoding PIG-L family deacetylase, with protein sequence MAGSMWSERNRRTIVVSLTSGGSSAVLPWVNERLGQQVSKEDLERSRIGDLRRAVQHLGVRPLDVHVMDLPDGGLSPELVGEVVEEMSRRYPRASHRTMTWLDPHPDHAAAGEAVRRAHRAGVIEDSLFHVPVDVLEESVGSPVQLSTAACDAKRAALAEYRVWDPFAGRYAIGLLSVPDLIAKQAVEPHERVHGPDLDDGPEEDRED encoded by the coding sequence ATGGCCGGGAGCATGTGGTCCGAGCGCAACCGACGCACCATCGTCGTCTCGCTCACCAGCGGCGGCTCCTCCGCGGTGCTGCCGTGGGTCAACGAGCGCCTCGGCCAGCAGGTCAGCAAGGAGGACCTGGAACGCAGCCGGATCGGCGACCTGCGCCGGGCCGTGCAGCACCTGGGGGTGCGCCCGCTCGACGTGCACGTCATGGACCTTCCCGACGGCGGCCTGAGCCCTGAGCTGGTGGGCGAGGTGGTGGAGGAGATGAGTCGGCGCTACCCGAGGGCCAGCCACCGGACGATGACCTGGCTGGACCCGCACCCCGACCATGCCGCAGCCGGCGAGGCCGTCCGCCGGGCGCACCGGGCAGGCGTGATCGAGGACAGCCTCTTCCACGTGCCCGTCGACGTGCTGGAGGAGTCGGTGGGGAGCCCCGTCCAGCTGTCCACGGCCGCCTGCGACGCGAAACGGGCCGCCCTGGCGGAGTACCGGGTGTGGGACCCGTTCGCCGGGCGCTACGCCATCGGCCTGCTCAGCGTGCCGGACCTCATCGCCAAGCAGGCGGTGGAGCCGCACGAACGGGTGCACGGCCCCGACCTCGACGACGGCCCGGAGGAGGACCGGGAGGATTAG
- a CDS encoding GNAT family N-acetyltransferase, giving the protein MMREAVQRVRRLRNPGSVWRLRRYAFDLRERSPSGAGMAAPGADLVEVNQADLDEMRASCPELTDRKYEQLRERIGAPDITAYLIRDADGTWAGYCHLAYRRFDDRYLNHVVRLRRRQALFVDDAVFRTHRRRGLHTFSVQRRRELARERGMRTGLVVINDKNTASIASYRHVGIRPVRRLYFVRPFRVMIQLPWRRA; this is encoded by the coding sequence ATGATGCGGGAAGCGGTCCAGCGGGTGCGTCGGCTCCGCAACCCGGGCAGCGTCTGGCGGCTGCGTCGCTACGCCTTCGACCTGCGGGAGCGGAGCCCCTCGGGGGCCGGGATGGCCGCGCCCGGAGCGGACCTGGTCGAGGTCAACCAGGCCGACCTGGACGAGATGCGGGCGTCCTGCCCCGAGCTGACGGACCGCAAGTACGAGCAGCTGCGGGAGCGGATCGGGGCGCCGGACATCACGGCATACCTCATCCGTGACGCCGACGGGACCTGGGCGGGATACTGCCACCTGGCCTACCGCCGGTTCGACGATCGCTACCTCAACCACGTGGTGCGGCTGCGGCGCCGCCAGGCCCTCTTCGTCGACGACGCGGTGTTCCGCACCCACCGCCGACGGGGGCTGCACACCTTCAGCGTGCAGCGCCGCCGGGAGCTGGCGCGGGAGCGGGGGATGCGGACCGGCCTGGTCGTCATCAACGACAAGAACACCGCCTCCATCGCCTCCTACCGCCATGTCGGGATCCGGCCGGTGCGCCGGCTGTACTTCGTACGGCCGTTCCGGGTGATGATCCAGCTGCCCTGGCGGAGGGCGTAG
- a CDS encoding nucleotide sugar dehydrogenase, with translation MKIAIAGTGYVGLSNAVVLAQHHEVVALDINPAKVELINQRRSPIVDPELSHYLATNNLDLRATTDPAEAYTDAQWIVIATPTDYDTENNFFDTSSVEAVLADVAAINPAATVVIKSTVPVGYTARLREQHPDLSILFSPEFLREGRALHDNLHPSRIIVGDTGPAGRQFADLLLEGAIDKDAPVLLTDATEAEAIKLFANTYLAMRVAYFNELDTYAATRGLDTRQIIEGVGLDPRIGSHYNNPSFGYGGYCLPKDTRQLLANYGDVPQTLITAIVDANTTRMDFIAADIASDHPRRVGIYRLIMKAGSDNFRASSIQGVMSRLQARGIEIIIYEPALEEDSFQGCHVYSDLDQFVTASDLIIANRRDDHLQDLAGDKVYSRDIYQRD, from the coding sequence ATGAAGATCGCGATCGCCGGCACCGGTTACGTGGGGCTGTCCAACGCCGTGGTGCTGGCCCAGCACCACGAGGTCGTGGCCCTGGACATCAACCCGGCCAAGGTGGAGCTGATCAACCAGCGCCGCTCGCCCATCGTGGACCCCGAGCTCTCGCACTACCTGGCGACCAACAACCTGGACCTGCGGGCCACCACCGACCCTGCCGAGGCCTACACCGACGCGCAGTGGATCGTCATCGCCACCCCCACCGACTACGACACCGAGAACAACTTCTTCGACACCTCCAGCGTGGAGGCGGTCCTGGCCGACGTCGCCGCGATCAACCCCGCCGCCACGGTCGTGATCAAGTCGACCGTGCCCGTGGGCTACACCGCCCGTCTGCGCGAGCAGCACCCGGACCTGAGCATCCTGTTCTCCCCGGAGTTCCTGCGCGAGGGCCGCGCCCTGCACGACAACCTGCACCCCTCCCGCATCATCGTCGGCGACACCGGCCCGGCCGGCCGACAGTTCGCCGACCTGCTCCTGGAAGGCGCCATCGACAAGGACGCCCCCGTCCTGCTCACCGACGCCACCGAGGCCGAGGCGATCAAGCTGTTCGCCAACACCTACCTGGCCATGCGCGTGGCCTACTTCAACGAGCTGGACACCTACGCCGCCACCCGCGGTCTGGACACCCGCCAGATCATCGAGGGCGTCGGCCTGGACCCCCGCATCGGCTCCCACTACAACAACCCCTCCTTCGGCTACGGCGGCTACTGCCTGCCCAAGGACACCCGCCAGCTGCTGGCCAACTACGGCGACGTCCCCCAGACCCTCATCACCGCGATCGTGGACGCCAACACCACCCGCATGGACTTCATCGCCGCCGACATCGCCTCCGACCACCCCCGTCGGGTCGGGATCTACCGCCTCATCATGAAGGCCGGCTCGGACAACTTCCGCGCCTCCTCCATCCAGGGCGTCATGTCCCGCCTGCAGGCCCGCGGCATCGAGATCATCATCTACGAACCCGCCCTGGAGGAAGACTCCTTCCAGGGCTGCCACGTCTACTCCGACCTGGACCAGTTCGTCACCGCCAGCGACCTCATCATCGCCAACCGGCGCGACGACCACCTCCAGGACCTGGCCGGGGACAAGGTCTACAGTCGAGACATCTACCAGCGCGACTGA
- a CDS encoding glycosyltransferase encodes MKITRRRTTKKSPRRIRTDAPRTWLLLASSTRSVTALAEEIRGLASAGHVVRLGYRGRRLPPGLPSGRHRLGTLRFGPLRPVTAAVTAPLTLAQKLDLAARHDRWLNEVAPVADEVVFLDQPAADHLGERVRALAPHAQTWGPELAPRLLAEEAAWRSLSVGARELDARLPGHRITLSRVLAPAEQLYELAESGPLRQDLARDVRPELRRLARWALRRGGFDKVDSLLAIADLLRDRFGPDPREDSAVAALRAHVALVRDEELPAPVVDLVRAVLAHADAALDADDLKEASELGAIALGLQFHQQLHTSTEHTPLVEQPDIFLAPLRESRVGQLLASAGARPLGPESLVDEEGEDTAGLEAELPPPGAPVVASQEIASQEVSSEKGVGGPDEGSARRLRVSMLPGVYAHHAVPLLEALAAHEETELTTVRLSGAPFRGMMIDAPLLQYRLEHALGRVPTVGLQVAREELEAVRGADVVVADWADKGAAWASTVVPEGVRMVVRVHSVDALSAPAQLVDWSRVDDVVFVADHIRDLFLGILGERVQHVRTHVVTNIVPPENFPDPLLPEAVRTLGVVGFGQVVKDPIFALEVLEILLQDDPSWRLRLIGADFGEHHATGAQHYARAFRTRALEAHLVDQVDYTGFTRRLAHQLRHVGFILNTSRREGCPIGTLEGTAAGAFPVVRDWPAFATLDGAGRLFPRHCVVTTPHEAADLIRSLADDEDRRRAVAQVREEMSEQFSDAGTRDRLLEIILEPHGSTTS; translated from the coding sequence GTGAAGATCACCCGCCGTCGCACCACGAAGAAGTCTCCTCGCCGCATCCGCACCGATGCCCCGCGCACCTGGCTGCTGCTGGCCTCGAGCACGCGGTCGGTGACTGCGCTGGCGGAGGAGATCCGGGGTCTGGCCTCGGCGGGGCACGTGGTGCGCCTCGGCTACCGGGGGCGCCGTCTGCCTCCTGGCCTGCCCAGCGGCCGGCACCGCCTCGGCACCTTGCGGTTCGGCCCGCTGCGGCCCGTCACGGCCGCTGTCACGGCCCCCCTGACGCTGGCCCAGAAGCTGGACCTGGCGGCCCGGCACGACCGGTGGCTGAACGAGGTCGCGCCGGTCGCGGACGAGGTGGTCTTCCTGGACCAGCCGGCGGCCGATCACCTCGGCGAGCGGGTGCGGGCCCTGGCTCCCCACGCGCAGACCTGGGGACCAGAGCTGGCGCCGCGACTGCTGGCGGAGGAGGCGGCCTGGCGCAGCCTGTCCGTCGGTGCCCGTGAGCTGGACGCCCGCCTCCCGGGCCACCGCATCACCCTCAGCCGGGTGCTGGCGCCGGCGGAGCAGCTGTACGAGCTCGCCGAGTCCGGGCCGTTGCGGCAGGACCTGGCCCGGGACGTGCGCCCCGAGCTGCGTCGGCTGGCCCGCTGGGCCCTGCGCCGGGGCGGCTTCGACAAGGTGGACTCGCTCCTGGCCATCGCCGACCTGCTGCGGGACCGGTTCGGGCCCGACCCGCGCGAGGACTCCGCCGTGGCGGCCCTGCGCGCCCACGTCGCCCTGGTCCGCGACGAGGAGCTGCCGGCACCGGTCGTGGACCTCGTCCGTGCGGTGCTGGCGCACGCTGACGCGGCCCTGGACGCGGACGACCTGAAGGAGGCCTCGGAGCTGGGCGCGATCGCCCTGGGCCTGCAGTTCCACCAGCAGCTGCACACCTCGACCGAGCACACTCCCCTCGTCGAGCAGCCCGACATCTTCCTGGCCCCGCTGCGGGAGAGCCGGGTCGGGCAGCTGCTCGCCTCCGCCGGCGCGCGGCCCCTGGGCCCGGAGTCGCTGGTCGACGAGGAGGGTGAGGACACCGCCGGGCTGGAGGCCGAGCTGCCGCCGCCCGGCGCACCCGTCGTGGCCTCCCAGGAGATCGCCTCACAGGAAGTCTCCTCGGAGAAGGGAGTCGGCGGTCCGGACGAGGGGTCTGCGCGTCGGCTCCGGGTCAGCATGCTGCCGGGCGTCTATGCCCACCACGCCGTGCCGCTGCTCGAGGCCCTGGCCGCGCACGAGGAGACCGAACTGACCACCGTCCGGCTCTCCGGTGCGCCCTTCCGCGGCATGATGATCGACGCCCCGCTGCTGCAGTACCGGCTTGAGCACGCCCTGGGCCGGGTCCCCACGGTGGGGCTGCAGGTGGCGCGCGAGGAGCTCGAGGCGGTCCGGGGTGCCGACGTCGTCGTCGCCGACTGGGCCGACAAGGGCGCGGCCTGGGCGTCCACCGTGGTGCCCGAAGGGGTCCGCATGGTCGTCCGGGTGCACAGCGTCGATGCGCTGTCGGCCCCGGCCCAGCTGGTGGACTGGTCGAGGGTGGACGACGTCGTCTTCGTCGCCGACCACATCCGCGACCTCTTCCTCGGGATCCTGGGTGAGCGCGTGCAGCACGTGCGCACCCATGTGGTGACCAACATCGTGCCCCCGGAGAACTTCCCGGACCCGCTCCTGCCCGAGGCCGTCCGCACCCTGGGCGTGGTGGGCTTCGGCCAGGTGGTCAAGGACCCGATCTTCGCCCTGGAGGTGCTGGAGATCCTGCTGCAGGACGACCCGTCGTGGCGCCTGCGGCTGATCGGCGCCGACTTCGGTGAGCACCACGCGACCGGCGCCCAGCACTATGCGCGTGCCTTCCGCACCCGTGCCCTGGAAGCGCACCTGGTGGACCAGGTCGACTACACCGGGTTCACCCGCCGGCTGGCCCACCAGCTGCGCCACGTCGGCTTCATCCTCAACACCAGCCGGCGCGAGGGGTGCCCCATCGGCACGCTCGAGGGCACCGCGGCCGGGGCGTTCCCGGTCGTGCGCGACTGGCCCGCCTTCGCGACGCTGGACGGTGCCGGACGGCTCTTCCCCCGCCACTGCGTCGTGACCACGCCGCACGAAGCCGCGGACCTCATCCGGTCGCTCGCCGACGACGAGGACCGGCGCCGGGCCGTGGCCCAGGTGCGCGAGGAGATGAGCGAGCAGTTCTCCGACGCCGGCACCCGGGACCGGCTGCTGGAGATCATCCTCGAGCCGCACGGGTCGACGACCAGCTAA
- a CDS encoding glycosyltransferase family protein: MRVRSVLVLTVVHHPDDSRVRHRQIAALLDAGWRVTYAAPWSGYGLEPPTDVPGLDPVDVPRARGRHRTAALRGARELLRSRAGGHDLVLLHDPELLLATPGLDLPPVVWDVHEDTAAAVEVRPWIPGPLRRPAAAAVRSVERLAERRVHLLLADHHYTQRFRRPHPVVPNVVSVPDRPQPAAQVQDGVLRVVYLGSNTLERGAAEMVQVARALPDGVRLEVIGPAHGSADGLLREAADHGVLDWLGFLPADEAVRRLDGALAGLCLLHDQANFRPSMATKVVEYLGRGVPAVVTPLPVQQDLVRRSGAGAVVPFEATTEVVDVLAGWAADPDQARELGLRGHRYVAEHHDWERLKTDFVTALDTIAGTGR; encoded by the coding sequence GTGCGGGTCAGGTCCGTCCTCGTGCTCACCGTCGTCCACCACCCCGACGACAGCCGGGTCCGGCACCGCCAGATCGCCGCCCTGCTCGACGCCGGGTGGCGGGTCACCTATGCCGCTCCCTGGTCCGGGTACGGCCTGGAGCCGCCGACGGACGTGCCGGGGCTGGACCCGGTGGACGTCCCTCGGGCCCGGGGGCGGCACCGGACCGCGGCCCTGCGCGGCGCCCGTGAGCTGTTGCGCTCCCGCGCCGGGGGCCACGACCTGGTGCTGCTGCACGACCCCGAGCTGCTGCTGGCCACCCCCGGGCTCGACCTGCCGCCGGTGGTGTGGGACGTGCACGAGGACACCGCGGCGGCGGTCGAGGTGCGCCCGTGGATCCCCGGCCCTCTGCGCCGGCCGGCCGCCGCGGCCGTGCGCAGCGTCGAGCGGCTCGCCGAGCGCCGCGTGCACCTGCTCCTCGCCGACCACCACTACACGCAGCGGTTCCGCAGACCCCACCCGGTCGTGCCCAACGTGGTCTCCGTGCCCGACCGGCCACAGCCGGCGGCCCAGGTGCAGGACGGCGTGCTGCGGGTCGTCTACCTCGGCAGCAACACCCTGGAGCGGGGAGCGGCCGAGATGGTCCAGGTGGCGCGCGCCCTGCCCGACGGGGTGCGTCTGGAGGTCATCGGGCCCGCGCACGGGTCGGCGGACGGGCTCCTGCGCGAGGCCGCCGACCACGGGGTGCTGGACTGGCTCGGGTTCCTGCCCGCCGACGAGGCCGTGCGGCGGCTCGACGGGGCGCTGGCCGGGCTGTGCCTGCTGCACGACCAGGCCAACTTCCGCCCCAGCATGGCGACCAAGGTGGTGGAGTACCTCGGTCGAGGCGTGCCCGCCGTCGTGACGCCCCTGCCCGTGCAGCAGGACCTGGTGCGGCGCAGCGGGGCGGGCGCGGTGGTCCCCTTCGAGGCCACGACCGAGGTGGTGGACGTGCTGGCGGGCTGGGCCGCTGACCCCGACCAGGCCCGCGAGCTGGGCCTGCGGGGGCACCGCTACGTCGCGGAGCACCACGACTGGGAGCGCCTCAAGACCGACTTCGTCACCGCTCTCGACACGATCGCCGGAACAGGCCGGTGA
- a CDS encoding ABC transporter ATP-binding protein, giving the protein MAAPEQDRVGPPVLPVEQVVDQTRRPSVIASQVDISYRVFGTGSGEEPDPQDEVGAVKRFVSRSRSGVGVREIHAVRGVSFVAYRGESVGLIGRNGSGKSTLLRSIAGLVPPTGGQIWIDGRAALLGVGAVLLPKMTGRQNIQIGCLAQGMTPAQVEEVAEEIVEFADLGRFIDLPMNTYSTGMSARLRFAISTAAVPEILVVDEALATGDSSFKDKAEERITELREQAGTVFMVSHSRSSIEKMCDRVLWIDEGRLLADGTPAHVFGLYGRKYGKHRHTWRERFDQAKLIEETEGREAADEYLARWEQRANAKFRKT; this is encoded by the coding sequence ATGGCCGCGCCTGAACAGGACCGGGTCGGCCCGCCCGTGCTGCCGGTCGAGCAGGTCGTCGACCAGACCCGACGACCCTCCGTCATCGCCTCGCAGGTCGACATCAGCTACCGCGTCTTCGGCACCGGTTCCGGCGAGGAGCCCGACCCGCAGGACGAGGTGGGTGCCGTCAAACGGTTCGTCTCCCGCAGCAGGTCAGGGGTGGGGGTGCGCGAGATCCACGCCGTGCGCGGAGTCTCCTTCGTCGCCTACCGGGGAGAGTCCGTCGGTCTCATCGGCCGCAACGGGTCCGGCAAGTCGACCCTGCTGCGCTCCATCGCCGGGCTCGTGCCCCCGACCGGCGGCCAGATCTGGATCGACGGCCGGGCCGCGCTGCTCGGCGTCGGCGCCGTCCTGCTGCCCAAGATGACCGGGCGGCAGAACATCCAGATCGGCTGCCTCGCGCAGGGGATGACGCCGGCGCAGGTCGAGGAGGTGGCCGAGGAGATCGTCGAGTTCGCCGACCTCGGCCGGTTCATCGACCTGCCGATGAACACCTACTCCACCGGGATGTCCGCCCGGCTCCGGTTCGCGATCTCCACGGCTGCGGTGCCGGAGATCCTTGTCGTCGACGAGGCGCTGGCCACCGGCGACTCCTCGTTCAAGGACAAGGCCGAGGAGCGCATCACCGAGCTCCGGGAACAGGCCGGCACCGTCTTCATGGTCAGCCACAGCCGCTCCTCGATCGAGAAGATGTGCGACCGCGTGCTCTGGATCGACGAGGGCCGGCTGCTCGCCGACGGCACGCCGGCGCACGTCTTCGGGCTCTACGGCCGCAAGTACGGCAAGCACCGGCATACCTGGCGGGAGCGGTTCGACCAGGCCAAGCTGATCGAGGAGACCGAGGGTCGGGAGGCCGCCGACGAGTACCTGGCGCGCTGGGAGCAGCGCGCCAACGCCAAGTTTCGGAAGACGTGA
- a CDS encoding ABC transporter permease, with translation MTVVGPDPRDVPPVLSREDAEALAARHGLEPVGQRPRFGRYVADVWRHRHLMWAMAKGEFASEHRDNYLGFVWAVINPLLLGLAYFLIFGLLLGTAQGIDNFITFLTAGLFTYALFSLALTSGSKSLLSKLSLIRAMQFPRVLPPLVAVLSAFVSQLPAFGVLLIIALWDQKGQVSWTWLLYPAALLIVLVMSLGIAMLTARLVHAARDLANLMPLIVRLLRYVSGVFFSIELQIDRLDAPELVGILLQYQPAAVSLTLVRETIWNPASPDPVTWAVGGGWALLFFVVGFVFFWRGEGTYGRA, from the coding sequence GTGACCGTCGTGGGGCCCGACCCCCGTGACGTCCCACCCGTGCTGAGCCGGGAGGACGCAGAGGCGCTCGCGGCCCGCCACGGGCTGGAGCCCGTGGGGCAGCGCCCCCGGTTCGGCCGCTACGTCGCCGACGTGTGGCGGCACCGCCACCTGATGTGGGCGATGGCCAAGGGCGAGTTCGCCAGCGAGCACCGGGACAACTACCTGGGCTTCGTCTGGGCGGTCATCAACCCGCTCCTGCTCGGCCTGGCCTACTTCCTCATCTTCGGCCTGCTGCTGGGCACCGCCCAGGGCATCGACAACTTCATCACCTTCCTCACCGCCGGGCTGTTCACGTACGCGCTGTTCTCGCTGGCGCTGACCTCGGGGTCCAAGTCGCTGCTGAGCAAGCTGAGCCTCATCCGAGCCATGCAGTTCCCCCGGGTGCTGCCGCCCCTGGTCGCCGTGCTGTCCGCCTTCGTCAGCCAGCTGCCGGCCTTCGGGGTGCTGCTCATCATCGCCCTGTGGGACCAGAAGGGTCAGGTCAGCTGGACCTGGCTGCTCTACCCCGCAGCGCTGCTCATCGTGCTGGTCATGAGCCTCGGCATCGCCATGCTCACCGCCCGCCTGGTCCATGCCGCCCGGGACCTGGCCAACCTCATGCCGCTCATCGTCCGGCTGCTGCGCTACGTCTCGGGCGTGTTCTTCTCCATCGAGCTGCAGATCGATCGGTTGGACGCGCCGGAGCTCGTGGGGATCCTCCTGCAGTACCAGCCCGCAGCGGTCAGCCTCACCCTCGTGCGGGAGACCATCTGGAACCCGGCCAGCCCCGACCCGGTCACCTGGGCCGTCGGCGGCGGCTGGGCACTGCTCTTCTTCGTCGTCGGCTTCGTCTTCTTCTGGCGGGGGGAGGGCACCTATGGCCGCGCCTGA
- a CDS encoding nucleotide sugar dehydrogenase produces MSVDAVIIGLGYVGLPLAQEAIRSGLTVVGFDINAGVVEGLNAGRSHVDDLTDADIAEMVAGGFEATTDEARIGEARAVVICVPTPLSDEGGPDLRAINAAVAAVARHLEPGMLVVLESTTYPGTTDEVVRPALEAGGLVAGSDFFLAFSPERIDPGNERFGAKNTPKVVGGHTGACTDAAAEFYGRFVDTVVRAKGTREAETAKLLENTYRHINIALVNEMARFCHELGIDLWDVIEAAKSKPFGFQAFYPGPGVGGHCIPIDPNYLSHNVRARLGYPFRFVELAQEINSSMPGYVVTRVQDLLNTEGKPLKGSTVLLLGVTYKPNIADQRESPAVPLARALMAKGAVVQYHDPHVTDWSAVPEAVRVQEAAAGAGAADITVLVQNHREYDVDALAGAAQVFFDTRGQATEAEKVSRL; encoded by the coding sequence GTGTCTGTCGACGCTGTCATCATCGGGTTGGGGTATGTGGGGCTGCCGTTGGCGCAGGAGGCGATCCGGTCGGGGCTGACGGTGGTCGGGTTCGACATCAACGCCGGTGTGGTGGAGGGGTTGAACGCGGGGCGTTCGCACGTGGACGACCTCACCGATGCCGACATCGCGGAGATGGTGGCGGGGGGTTTCGAGGCCACCACCGACGAGGCGCGGATCGGTGAGGCCAGGGCGGTGGTGATCTGTGTGCCGACGCCGCTGTCGGACGAGGGCGGGCCGGACCTGAGGGCGATCAACGCGGCGGTGGCGGCGGTGGCGCGGCACCTGGAGCCGGGGATGCTGGTGGTACTGGAGTCCACGACGTACCCGGGCACGACGGATGAGGTGGTGCGTCCGGCGTTGGAGGCCGGTGGCCTGGTGGCGGGCAGCGACTTCTTCCTGGCGTTCTCCCCGGAGCGGATCGACCCGGGGAACGAGCGGTTCGGGGCGAAGAACACGCCGAAGGTGGTCGGTGGGCACACGGGTGCGTGCACCGATGCCGCAGCCGAGTTCTACGGTCGGTTCGTGGACACGGTGGTGCGGGCGAAGGGGACGCGGGAGGCGGAGACGGCCAAGCTGCTGGAGAACACCTACCGGCACATCAACATCGCGTTGGTGAACGAGATGGCGCGGTTCTGCCACGAGCTGGGGATCGACCTGTGGGACGTGATCGAGGCGGCGAAGTCCAAGCCGTTCGGGTTCCAGGCGTTCTACCCGGGTCCGGGGGTGGGTGGGCACTGCATCCCGATCGACCCGAACTACCTGTCGCACAACGTGCGGGCCCGGCTGGGGTACCCGTTCCGGTTCGTGGAGCTGGCGCAGGAGATCAACTCCTCGATGCCGGGGTATGTCGTGACCCGGGTGCAGGACCTGCTCAACACCGAGGGCAAGCCGTTGAAGGGGTCGACGGTGCTGCTGCTGGGGGTGACCTACAAGCCGAACATCGCCGACCAGCGCGAGTCGCCGGCGGTGCCGCTGGCCCGGGCGCTGATGGCCAAGGGCGCGGTCGTGCAGTACCACGACCCGCACGTGACGGACTGGTCCGCGGTGCCGGAGGCGGTGCGGGTGCAGGAGGCTGCTGCGGGTGCTGGGGCGGCGGACATCACGGTGCTGGTGCAGAACCACCGGGAGTACGACGTGGACGCCCTCGCCGGCGCCGCGCAGGTGTTCTTCGACACCCGCGGCCAGGCCACCGAGGCGGAGAAGGTCAGCCGGCTGTGA